In a genomic window of Nocardia fluminea:
- the resB gene encoding cytochrome c biogenesis protein ResB: MTDTLTTSAAPDPVVRQSPLGRAWALVRNSWRGLTSMRTALVLLFLLALAAIPGALLPQRSLNAQKVDQYIADRPTLGPMMDRFELFDVFGSFWFTAVYVLLFISLVGCILPRCWDHYRALRTPPVPAPRNLGRLPHHSSETDDRTPDEVIEAAKASLRGWRTEVRPGQRDGEVTLSAEKGYLREFGNLVFHLSLVGLLVAIALGKLLGYEGNVIVIANGGPGFCTTSPAAFDSFRAGNTNDGTGMTPLCVRVKDFTADYLPTGQAEMFRSNIDYQAGTDLSTDTWRSTELRVNHPLRVAGDRVYLQGHGFAPTFTVTFPDGQSRTETIQWRPDDARTFLSSGVLRIDPPGGMYATDEERRQNQIAIEGLFAPTAMFNGSLLTSSFPRMDDPAVAVDIYRGNTGLDTGRSQSLFSLDPEMVKQGRLTKEARVNLRPGESTTLPNGAKVTFDGAEEFVNLQVSHDPVQQWVLVSALTMMGGLLVSLLLKRRRIWIRAYPVEVAAGTVGQRRAVVEMGGLARSDQAGWGAEFDRLRTRLLGAEN; the protein is encoded by the coding sequence ATGACTGACACGCTGACAACTTCCGCCGCCCCCGATCCGGTCGTCCGGCAGTCGCCGCTGGGCCGGGCCTGGGCACTGGTCCGTAATTCCTGGCGCGGCCTCACAAGCATGCGCACCGCGTTGGTGCTGTTGTTCCTGCTCGCGCTCGCCGCTATCCCCGGCGCACTGCTGCCGCAACGCAGTCTGAACGCGCAGAAGGTCGACCAGTACATCGCCGACCGCCCGACGCTCGGCCCCATGATGGACCGGTTCGAACTGTTCGACGTTTTCGGCAGTTTCTGGTTCACCGCCGTCTACGTGCTGCTGTTCATCTCCCTCGTCGGCTGCATCCTGCCGCGCTGCTGGGACCACTACCGGGCTTTGCGCACCCCGCCGGTGCCCGCGCCACGCAACCTCGGCCGCTTGCCGCACCATTCCAGCGAGACCGACGACCGTACTCCCGACGAGGTGATCGAGGCCGCCAAGGCGTCGCTGCGTGGATGGCGGACCGAGGTTCGCCCCGGTCAGCGCGACGGTGAGGTGACGCTGTCCGCGGAGAAGGGCTACCTGCGCGAGTTCGGCAACCTGGTGTTCCACTTATCGCTGGTTGGCCTGCTGGTTGCGATCGCGCTGGGCAAGCTGCTCGGGTACGAAGGCAATGTCATTGTGATCGCCAACGGTGGTCCCGGTTTCTGCACAACCTCGCCTGCGGCGTTCGATTCATTCCGCGCTGGTAACACCAACGACGGCACCGGGATGACGCCCCTGTGCGTCAGGGTGAAGGATTTCACGGCCGACTACCTGCCCACCGGCCAGGCCGAGATGTTCCGTTCGAATATCGACTACCAGGCAGGCACGGACCTCAGTACCGACACGTGGCGCAGCACCGAGTTGCGGGTGAACCATCCACTTCGCGTCGCGGGTGACCGTGTCTACCTACAGGGACACGGTTTTGCGCCGACGTTCACCGTCACCTTCCCTGACGGGCAGAGCCGCACCGAGACCATCCAGTGGCGGCCCGATGACGCCCGGACCTTCCTGTCCAGTGGTGTGCTGCGCATCGACCCGCCCGGTGGTATGTACGCCACCGACGAGGAACGCAGGCAGAACCAGATCGCGATCGAAGGTCTGTTCGCGCCGACCGCAATGTTCAACGGCAGCCTGCTTACCTCGTCGTTCCCGAGGATGGACGACCCGGCTGTGGCCGTCGACATCTATCGCGGCAATACCGGCCTCGATACCGGTCGCTCGCAGTCGTTGTTCTCGTTGGACCCGGAGATGGTCAAGCAGGGCAGGTTGACCAAGGAAGCGCGGGTCAACCTGCGTCCCGGCGAGTCGACGACCTTGCCCAACGGGGCGAAGGTGACTTTCGACGGCGCCGAGGAATTCGTGAACCTGCAGGTCTCGCACGACCCCGTCCAGCAGTGGGTGCTGGTGAGCGCGCTGACCATGATGGGCGGTCTACTGGTGTCGCTGTTGCTGAAACGGCGACGGATCTGGATCCGGGCGTATCCGGTCGAGGTCGCGGCAGGTACCGTGGGTCAACGACGCGCCGTAGTAGAAATGGGCGGCTTGGCCAGGAGCGATCAAGCAGGCTGGGGTGCTGAATTCGATCGACTACGGACACGGCTGCTGGGAGCGGAGAACTGA
- the ccsB gene encoding c-type cytochrome biogenesis protein CcsB: MRIDETLARYSDFAFMSAMAVYALATVLLIVQYASARAKQVAARELVPAGDPGLPGRIETPEAKPLAERLGNMAFAILPVSAVLHIGSIALRGFATYRFPLGNMYEFITMATAAAVVIGLIFLRDQRYRAIWAFLLIPVLILMFLAGTLLYADAAPVVPALRSFWLPIHVTIISIGSGVFLVSGVASLLYLFRMRQPAGEESTNIVGAIARHLPDARTLDQLAYKTTIIGFPLFGAGVILGAIWAEAAWGRFWGWDPKETCSFIAWVLYAAYLHARATSGWRDTKAAWINIAGFVAMLFNLFIINMVISGLHSYAGLT; encoded by the coding sequence ATGCGGATCGACGAAACGCTGGCACGGTACAGCGACTTCGCTTTTATGTCGGCCATGGCGGTCTATGCACTGGCCACGGTCTTGCTGATCGTTCAGTATGCGTCTGCGCGTGCCAAGCAGGTCGCTGCACGCGAACTCGTGCCCGCGGGGGACCCAGGGCTGCCGGGCCGCATCGAGACCCCGGAAGCCAAACCGCTCGCCGAACGCCTCGGCAACATGGCCTTTGCGATCCTGCCCGTCAGTGCGGTGCTGCACATCGGCTCGATCGCGCTGCGGGGTTTCGCGACCTACCGCTTCCCATTGGGCAACATGTACGAGTTCATCACCATGGCCACTGCCGCCGCCGTGGTGATCGGCCTCATCTTCCTACGCGACCAGCGTTACCGCGCCATATGGGCGTTCCTGCTGATTCCCGTCCTGATCCTGATGTTCCTGGCAGGGACACTGCTCTACGCCGACGCCGCGCCCGTGGTCCCCGCACTACGCTCGTTCTGGCTGCCGATCCACGTTACGATCATCAGCATCGGCAGCGGCGTCTTCCTGGTTTCCGGCGTCGCTAGCCTGCTGTACCTGTTCCGCATGCGTCAGCCCGCGGGCGAGGAATCCACCAACATCGTCGGCGCCATCGCCCGCCACCTCCCCGACGCCCGCACCCTCGACCAACTCGCCTACAAAACCACCATCATCGGCTTCCCCCTCTTCGGCGCGGGCGTCATCCTCGGCGCTATCTGGGCCGAAGCCGCCTGGGGCCGCTTCTGGGGCTGGGACCCCAAGGAAACCTGCTCCTTCATCGCCTGGGTCCTCTACGCCGCCTACCTCCACGCCCGAGCCACCTCCGGCTGGCGAGACACCAAGGCGGCCTGGATCAACATCGCCGGCTTCGTCGCCATGCTCTTCAACTTGTTCATCATCAACATGGTGATCAGCGGTTTGCACAGCTACGCGGGCCTGACCTGA
- a CDS encoding BldC family transcriptional regulator, giving the protein MTAITVGLQDTLLTPGQVAAMFHVDPKTVTRWAHAGRLGSLRTPGGHRRFRESEVLQLLRSLTTEAAPR; this is encoded by the coding sequence ATGACTGCGATCACCGTCGGCCTTCAGGACACTCTGCTGACACCAGGCCAAGTGGCCGCCATGTTCCACGTAGATCCCAAGACCGTCACCCGGTGGGCCCATGCGGGCAGGCTCGGCTCACTGCGCACACCGGGCGGACATCGCCGTTTCCGCGAGTCCGAGGTCCTGCAGTTGCTCAGGTCACTGACCACCGAGGCAGCACCCCGCTGA
- a CDS encoding DUF4229 domain-containing protein: MSEATGQQVPGAGKRLVRNLALYTLARLGLVVVIAALIVGVAKLIGVDVPIIVAALFALIVAMPLSLTLFKKLRVKVNEDIAVVDARRRQDKAQLRARLRGDDDGTSA, translated from the coding sequence GTGAGTGAAGCAACAGGTCAGCAGGTTCCTGGCGCGGGCAAGCGGCTGGTACGCAATCTCGCGCTCTACACGCTGGCGCGTCTCGGGCTGGTCGTGGTGATCGCCGCGTTGATCGTAGGCGTCGCCAAACTGATCGGTGTCGACGTGCCGATCATCGTCGCGGCGCTGTTCGCGTTGATCGTCGCGATGCCGCTGTCGCTGACGTTGTTCAAGAAGCTGCGGGTGAAGGTCAACGAGGACATCGCCGTCGTCGACGCGCGCCGCCGCCAGGACAAGGCGCAGCTGCGGGCCCGCTTGCGGGGTGACGACGACGGCACGTCGGCGTGA
- the cds1 gene encoding L-cysteine desulfhydrase Cds1, translated as MKYLDRSAPRDWVDNAVRLIDADTQRSADTHLLRYPLPAGWPVQLYLKDESTHITGSLKHRLARSLFLYGICNGWVTEGTTVVEASSGSTAVSEAYFAKLLGLDFVAVMPASTSPQKVALIEAQGGRCHFVDRPPDMYTEAKRLAAESGGHFMDQFTHAERATDWRGNNNIAESIFEQLALENHPVPEWIVVGAGTGGTSATIGRYIRYRRHATRLAVVDPEHSAFYGGYETGDAGYETGMPSRIEGIGRPRVEPSFVGQVVDRMVVVPDAASIATARHASTALGRRVGGSTGTNLWGAFHLVAELVAAGRSGSVVTLLCDGGDRYAGTYFDDGWVAAQNMDLTGPTEILTEFVATGHWNG; from the coding sequence GTGAAGTACCTCGACCGCAGCGCTCCGCGTGACTGGGTCGACAATGCCGTCCGGCTGATCGACGCCGACACCCAGCGTTCGGCCGACACCCACCTGCTGCGGTACCCGCTGCCCGCGGGCTGGCCGGTGCAGCTGTACCTCAAGGACGAGTCGACCCACATCACCGGCAGTCTCAAGCACCGCCTGGCGCGGTCGCTGTTCCTGTACGGGATCTGCAACGGCTGGGTGACCGAGGGTACGACGGTGGTCGAGGCGTCGTCGGGTTCGACGGCGGTGAGCGAGGCCTACTTCGCGAAGCTGCTCGGCCTGGATTTCGTCGCGGTGATGCCCGCGAGCACATCGCCGCAGAAGGTCGCGCTCATCGAAGCGCAGGGCGGCCGATGTCATTTCGTCGATCGACCTCCGGACATGTACACCGAGGCCAAGCGTCTCGCCGCCGAATCCGGCGGGCATTTCATGGATCAGTTCACCCATGCCGAGCGGGCCACCGACTGGCGGGGCAACAACAACATCGCCGAGTCCATCTTCGAACAGCTGGCGCTGGAGAATCACCCGGTGCCGGAATGGATCGTGGTCGGCGCGGGCACCGGCGGCACGAGCGCGACGATCGGTCGCTACATCCGGTATCGCAGGCACGCGACGCGTCTCGCGGTGGTCGACCCGGAGCATTCGGCGTTCTACGGCGGTTACGAGACGGGCGATGCGGGCTATGAGACCGGAATGCCGTCGCGGATCGAGGGGATCGGCCGTCCCCGGGTGGAGCCGTCGTTCGTCGGTCAGGTGGTCGATCGGATGGTCGTGGTTCCCGACGCGGCGTCGATCGCGACCGCCCGGCATGCGAGTACCGCGCTCGGGCGTCGCGTGGGCGGTTCGACCGGCACGAATCTGTGGGGTGCGTTCCATCTCGTCGCCGAGCTGGTCGCGGCGGGCCGTAGCGGAAGCGTGGTCACGCTGCTGTGCGACGGTGGCGACCGGTACGCAGGCACCTACTTCGACGACGGCTGGGTGGCCGCCCAGAACATGGATCTGACCGGACCGACCGAGATCCTCACGGAATTCGTCGCCACCGGCCACTGGAACGGCTGA